One stretch of Flavobacterium sp. 9 DNA includes these proteins:
- a CDS encoding YraN family protein, with product MAEHNELGKKGEELSVEYLQQNGYKILDRNWTFQKAEIDIIAQKDSILAIVEVKTRSSLDFGSPQDFVKPKKIQLLIKAVNAYINDREKDFEENIEIRFDIIAIHKSGETFAIEHLTDAFYHF from the coding sequence ATGGCTGAACACAATGAACTCGGAAAAAAAGGAGAAGAACTTTCTGTGGAATATCTTCAACAAAATGGTTATAAAATCCTGGATCGAAATTGGACTTTTCAAAAAGCCGAAATAGATATTATTGCCCAAAAAGATTCCATTTTAGCAATTGTTGAAGTGAAGACAAGATCGAGTCTGGATTTTGGTTCTCCGCAAGATTTTGTGAAGCCAAAAAAAATTCAACTACTTATAAAAGCAGTAAATGCCTACATAAACGATAGGGAAAAGGATTTTGAAGAAAATATTGAAATCCGTTTTGACATCATTGCGATCCATAAAAGTGGCGAAACATTTGCAATTGAACATCTTACTGATGCTTTTTATCACTTTTAA
- a CDS encoding RNA polymerase sigma factor yields MLETNNHSEQLLVSELKNGNEKAFRSLFDLYYQDIYGYSVSLLKSKEAAEENVQDVFMKVWQNRENLNPDQSFKAYIFTIAQNQAFNALNKAANDLVLKEAVFYESQKSHDYGDYSIREEDCKKLRKQAMKQLPPKRKQIFKMSRKKGMSYEEISQELGISINTVRNQMSKALESMRVFFHVHDEII; encoded by the coding sequence ATGTTAGAAACAAACAATCATAGCGAACAATTATTGGTGAGTGAGCTCAAAAATGGCAACGAAAAAGCATTTCGTTCTCTTTTTGATTTATACTATCAGGATATCTATGGTTACAGCGTTAGTCTTTTAAAATCAAAAGAGGCCGCTGAAGAAAATGTACAAGATGTTTTTATGAAAGTTTGGCAAAACCGGGAGAACCTAAATCCGGACCAATCTTTTAAAGCTTATATTTTTACCATTGCACAAAATCAGGCATTTAATGCTCTAAACAAAGCAGCAAATGATTTGGTGCTGAAAGAAGCCGTTTTTTATGAAAGTCAGAAATCACATGATTACGGTGATTATTCGATTCGGGAAGAGGATTGCAAAAAACTTCGAAAGCAGGCCATGAAACAATTGCCTCCCAAACGAAAGCAGATTTTTAAAATGTCCCGAAAGAAGGGAATGAGTTATGAAGAAATTAGCCAGGAACTTGGCATCTCTATAAATACAGTCCGGAACCAAATGAGTAAAGCATTAGAATCGATGCGAGTCTTTTTTCACGTTCATGACGAGATTATCTAA
- a CDS encoding serine hydrolase: MKNIFFSFLFLILFNNTNAQKNSSFVDSIRVKYNIPEVAYAVISADSILEIQALGYQRINSKYKAKIDDKFRLGSITKTVTSYLAALLVKEGKIKWDTKFFDLYPELKAKSNPATYNFTLQDFITFRAGINTWSYGNDTPTQEEIKGNNQQQRYEFIAWFLQQNPATEKQVVYWSNPSYVAAGLMLEKATGKTYESLVKELGKSLNIDFDFGQPNLKDKNQPWGHDENLEPEKPSLNYKLNWLSSAGNINVSLPDYCKFTQMQLQGLLGKSKVFTKEEFEYMHYGLPEFSFGWNSEINEKSKLKYSFHNGNPGTFLTKVYICKTINKAFLLFANVQSEEADKGLLLILEELQNKYGG, translated from the coding sequence ATGAAAAACATATTTTTTTCCTTTCTATTTCTTATTCTTTTTAATAACACAAATGCACAAAAAAACAGTTCGTTTGTTGATAGTATAAGGGTAAAATATAATATTCCGGAAGTTGCATATGCAGTAATTTCTGCTGATTCAATTTTAGAAATTCAAGCTTTGGGATATCAGAGAATAAATTCAAAATACAAGGCTAAAATTGATGATAAATTTAGATTGGGATCTATTACCAAAACAGTAACAAGCTATCTTGCTGCACTTTTAGTTAAGGAAGGAAAAATAAAATGGGATACTAAGTTTTTTGATTTATATCCAGAGTTAAAAGCCAAAAGCAATCCGGCAACTTACAATTTTACATTACAAGATTTCATCACTTTTCGAGCAGGAATCAATACTTGGTCGTATGGAAATGACACTCCGACTCAGGAAGAAATCAAAGGCAATAATCAGCAACAGCGTTATGAATTTATTGCTTGGTTTTTGCAACAGAATCCTGCCACAGAAAAGCAAGTTGTATATTGGTCAAATCCAAGTTATGTTGCTGCGGGATTAATGCTCGAAAAAGCAACTGGCAAAACTTATGAATCATTAGTAAAGGAATTGGGCAAAAGTCTCAATATCGATTTTGATTTTGGTCAGCCGAATTTAAAAGATAAAAATCAGCCTTGGGGACATGATGAAAATCTAGAACCTGAAAAACCTTCTTTAAATTATAAATTAAACTGGCTTTCATCAGCAGGAAATATAAATGTTAGTTTACCTGATTATTGCAAGTTTACACAAATGCAACTTCAGGGATTGTTAGGAAAATCTAAAGTGTTTACGAAAGAAGAATTCGAATACATGCACTATGGTTTACCCGAATTTTCGTTTGGATGGAATTCGGAAATTAATGAAAAAAGCAAATTGAAATATTCTTTTCATAACGGAAATCCCGGAACTTTTTTAACCAAAGTGTATATTTGTAAAACAATCAACAAAGCTTTCCTCCTATTTGCCAATGTACAATCTGAAGAGGCTGATAAAGGACTTCTATTAATATTAGAAGAATTGCAAAACAAATATGGCGGTTGA
- a CDS encoding endonuclease/exonuclease/phosphatase family protein translates to MAFFSLSFVQAQSKKYAIHTVAFYNFENLFDTHDDPNTNDNEWTPTGAQNWTEEKYQQKLKNLSRVLSEIGTPENPNAPTIIGGSEIENRGVVEDLIKQEKLVDFGYGIIHFDSPDKRGIDVVLLYQKKHFKPTSYSNIPLYIYKNKLPIKEDKKEETDDELEPKLGNNNRIFTRDQLLVTGFLEDEEIHIIVNHWPSRSGGEKASSPFREAAANLNRKIIDSLQQINPNAKVITMGDLNDGPFNKSVKIALGAKAKKSEVAEFGVFNPFEELANKGMGTIAFRDSWDIFDQIIITESLIKPDFSTFKYWKAGIFSKSYLIQKSGQYKGYPLRHTLTEVGFSDHFPVYIYLIKEMK, encoded by the coding sequence ATGGCATTTTTTTCATTGTCATTTGTACAAGCACAATCAAAAAAATACGCAATTCATACCGTTGCATTTTATAATTTCGAAAATCTTTTTGATACGCACGATGATCCAAATACAAACGATAACGAATGGACACCAACGGGAGCACAAAATTGGACAGAAGAAAAATATCAACAGAAATTAAAGAACCTTTCAAGAGTTTTATCTGAAATAGGAACGCCCGAAAACCCCAATGCACCAACTATTATCGGAGGTTCTGAGATTGAAAACCGTGGCGTAGTCGAAGATTTAATCAAACAAGAGAAACTAGTAGACTTTGGTTACGGAATTATTCATTTTGATTCTCCTGACAAACGCGGAATTGATGTTGTATTGTTATATCAGAAAAAACATTTCAAACCCACTTCTTATTCCAATATACCTTTGTATATCTACAAAAATAAGTTGCCAATAAAGGAAGATAAAAAAGAGGAAACAGATGATGAACTTGAACCTAAATTAGGAAATAACAATCGAATATTTACACGAGATCAGTTATTAGTTACTGGTTTTCTGGAAGATGAAGAAATACATATTATTGTCAATCACTGGCCGTCAAGATCTGGTGGCGAAAAAGCCAGTAGTCCATTTAGAGAAGCTGCAGCAAACCTGAACCGAAAAATTATTGATTCGTTACAACAGATTAATCCAAATGCAAAAGTCATTACAATGGGTGATTTAAACGACGGACCTTTTAATAAAAGTGTAAAAATAGCTTTAGGAGCCAAAGCAAAAAAGAGTGAAGTTGCGGAGTTTGGCGTTTTTAATCCGTTTGAAGAATTGGCAAACAAAGGAATGGGAACAATAGCTTTTCGAGATTCCTGGGATATTTTCGACCAGATTATAATTACAGAATCACTTATAAAACCGGATTTCTCTACATTTAAATATTGGAAAGCAGGGATATTCAGTAAATCTTATCTGATTCAAAAATCGGGGCAATATAAAGGATATCCGTTGCGACATACTTTGACAGAAGTTGGTTTTAGTGATCACTTTCCAGTTTATATTTATTTGATCAAAGAGATGAAATAA
- a CDS encoding LD-carboxypeptidase, whose protein sequence is MITPPYLQKGDTVALLATARKNIDDNLKPTIDLLHSWGLEAVVGTTIGLDFNQLAGTDEQRAADFQHQLDNPNIKAIWCVRGGYGTVRMIDLLDFTKFKQHPKWIIGFSDVTVLHNHLNTMGYKSIHGVMPVTIPRATPAAISSMKLSLFGEPVSYSIAPDKMNRFGKATGELVGGNLSILYSLLGSQSAIDCKDKILFIEDLDEYLYHIDRMMMNLRRNGCIENLKGIIVGGMTKMKDNEVPWGKNALEIVDDVTKKYNIPVIFNFPAGHIQDNRALIMGNTISIDVNESGSTVSFQK, encoded by the coding sequence ATGATCACACCACCTTATTTACAAAAAGGAGATACTGTTGCGCTTTTAGCAACTGCCAGAAAAAACATTGATGATAACTTAAAACCTACAATAGATTTACTGCATAGTTGGGGTTTAGAAGCTGTTGTTGGAACTACAATTGGACTTGATTTTAATCAATTGGCAGGAACTGATGAACAACGTGCAGCCGATTTTCAGCATCAATTGGATAATCCTAATATCAAAGCAATTTGGTGTGTTCGAGGTGGATATGGAACGGTAAGAATGATCGATTTATTGGATTTTACTAAATTCAAACAACACCCAAAATGGATTATTGGTTTTAGCGACGTAACAGTTCTACACAATCATTTGAATACGATGGGTTATAAATCTATTCACGGTGTTATGCCTGTAACGATTCCGCGTGCAACTCCGGCAGCTATAAGTTCTATGAAATTAAGCTTGTTTGGTGAACCAGTTTCTTACTCAATCGCTCCGGATAAAATGAACCGTTTTGGAAAAGCAACCGGCGAATTAGTTGGTGGAAATCTTTCCATACTTTATAGTTTATTAGGTTCACAATCGGCAATTGATTGTAAGGATAAGATTTTATTTATCGAAGATCTTGATGAATACTTATATCATATTGATCGAATGATGATGAATTTGAGACGTAACGGATGCATCGAAAACCTGAAAGGAATTATTGTTGGCGGAATGACCAAAATGAAAGATAACGAAGTTCCTTGGGGTAAAAATGCTCTTGAAATCGTAGACGACGTCACTAAAAAATATAATATTCCTGTAATTTTTAATTTCCCAGCCGGACATATTCAAGACAATCGTGCCTTAATTATGGGAAATACAATTTCTATTGATGTAAATGAATCTGGAAGTACTGTTTCATTTCAAAAATAA